Proteins found in one Salmo salar chromosome ssa26, Ssal_v3.1, whole genome shotgun sequence genomic segment:
- the LOC123730760 gene encoding COP9 signalosome complex subunit 2 isoform X2, whose protein sequence is MSDMEDDFMCDDEEDYDLEYSEDSNSEPNVDLENQYYNSKALKEDDPKAALNSFQKVLELEGEKGEWGFKALKQMIKINFKLTNFPEMMSRYKQLLTYIRSAVTRNYSEKSINSILDYISTSKQVSQMDLLQEFYETTLDALKDAKNDRLWFKTNTKLGKLYLEREEFGKLQKILRQLHQSCQTDDGEDDLKKGTQLLEIYALEIQMYTAQKNNKKLKALYEQSLHIKSAIPHPLIMGVIRECGGKMHLREGEFEKAHTDFFEAFKNYDESGSPRRTTCLKYLVLANMLMKSGINPFDSQEAKPYKNDPEILAMTNLVSSYQNNDITEFEKILKTNHSSIMDDPFIREHIEELLRNIRTQVLIALIKPYTRIHIPFISKELNIDVCDVESLLVQCILDSTIQGRIDQVNQLLELDYQKRGGARYTALDKWTKQLNSLNQAIVSKLT, encoded by the exons ATGTCTGACATGGAAGATGATTTCATGTGCGACGACGAAGAAGATTATGATCTG GAATATTCCGAGGACAGTAACTCAGAGCCAAATGTCGACTTGGAGAACCAGTACTACAACTCCAAAGCACTGAAGGAGGATGACCCCAAAGCAGCTCTCAACAGCTTTCAGAAG GTATTGgagctggagggagagaagggagaatggGGGTTCAAAGCCCTAAAACAGATGATCAAAATCAACTTCAAGCTA ACCAACTTCCCAGAGATGATGTCTCGGTACAAGCAGCTGTTGACGTACATCAGGAGCGCTGTGACCAGAAACTACTCAGAGAAGTCCATCAACTCCATCCTAGACTACATCTCCACCTCCAAACAG GTGTCACAGATGGACCTGCTGCAGGAGTTCTATGAAACGACGCTGGACGCTCTGAAGGACGCCAAGAACGACAGACTCTGGTTCAAAACCAACACAAAG CTGGGCAAGCTGTACCTGGAGAGGGAAGAATTTGGGAAGTTACAGAAGATCCTCAGACAGCTGCACCAGTCCTGTCAG acaGATGACGGGGAGGACGACCTAAAGAAAGGCACCCAGCTCCTGGAGATCTATGCTCTGGAGATCCAGATGTACACAGCCCAGAAGAACAACAAGAAGCTGAAGGCCCTGTATGAACAGTCCCTGCACATCAAGTCTGCTATCCCTCACCCACTCATCATGGGAGTCATCAGGG AGTGTGGGGGTAAGATGCACCTGAGAGAGGGGGAGTTTGAGAAGGCCCACACAGACTTCTTTGAGGCGTTTAAGAACTACGATGAGTCAGGCAGCCCCAGGAGAACCACCTGTCTGAAGTACCTGGTGCTGGCCAACATGCTCATGAAGTCTGGAATCAACCCTTTCGACTCACAGGAG GCCAAACCCTATAAAAACGACCCAGAGATCTTGGCCATGACAAATCTAGTAAG CTCCTATCAGAATAATGACATCACAGAGTTTGAGAAGATACTGAAGACCAACCATAGTAGTATCATGGATGACCccttcatcagagaacacatagAGG AGCTGCTGCGGAACATCAGGACCCAGGTCCTTATCGCGCTCATCAAGCCTTACACCAGAATACACATCCCATTCATCTCTAAG gaGCTGAACATAGATGTTTGTGACGTGGAGAGTTTGTTGGTGCAGTGCATATTGGACAG CACCATCCAAGGCCGTATCGACCAGGTCAACCAGCTGTTGGAGCTAGACtaccagaagagaggaggggcgCGCTACACTGCCTTAGACAAATGGACTAAACAACTCAACTCTCTCAACCAAGCCATCGTCAGCAAACTCACATGA
- the LOC123730760 gene encoding COP9 signalosome complex subunit 2 isoform X3, whose amino-acid sequence MSDMEDDFMCDDEEDYDLVSEYSEDSNSEPNVDLENQYYNSKALKEDDPKAALNSFQKVLELEGEKGEWGFKALKQMIKINFKLTNFPEMMSRYKQLLTYIRSAVTRNYSEKSINSILDYISTSKQMDLLQEFYETTLDALKDAKNDRLWFKTNTKLGKLYLEREEFGKLQKILRQLHQSCQTDDGEDDLKKGTQLLEIYALEIQMYTAQKNNKKLKALYEQSLHIKSAIPHPLIMGVIRECGGKMHLREGEFEKAHTDFFEAFKNYDESGSPRRTTCLKYLVLANMLMKSGINPFDSQEAKPYKNDPEILAMTNLVSSYQNNDITEFEKILKTNHSSIMDDPFIREHIEELLRNIRTQVLIALIKPYTRIHIPFISKELNIDVCDVESLLVQCILDSTIQGRIDQVNQLLELDYQKRGGARYTALDKWTKQLNSLNQAIVSKLT is encoded by the exons ATGTCTGACATGGAAGATGATTTCATGTGCGACGACGAAGAAGATTATGATCTGGTAAGC GAATATTCCGAGGACAGTAACTCAGAGCCAAATGTCGACTTGGAGAACCAGTACTACAACTCCAAAGCACTGAAGGAGGATGACCCCAAAGCAGCTCTCAACAGCTTTCAGAAG GTATTGgagctggagggagagaagggagaatggGGGTTCAAAGCCCTAAAACAGATGATCAAAATCAACTTCAAGCTA ACCAACTTCCCAGAGATGATGTCTCGGTACAAGCAGCTGTTGACGTACATCAGGAGCGCTGTGACCAGAAACTACTCAGAGAAGTCCATCAACTCCATCCTAGACTACATCTCCACCTCCAAACAG ATGGACCTGCTGCAGGAGTTCTATGAAACGACGCTGGACGCTCTGAAGGACGCCAAGAACGACAGACTCTGGTTCAAAACCAACACAAAG CTGGGCAAGCTGTACCTGGAGAGGGAAGAATTTGGGAAGTTACAGAAGATCCTCAGACAGCTGCACCAGTCCTGTCAG acaGATGACGGGGAGGACGACCTAAAGAAAGGCACCCAGCTCCTGGAGATCTATGCTCTGGAGATCCAGATGTACACAGCCCAGAAGAACAACAAGAAGCTGAAGGCCCTGTATGAACAGTCCCTGCACATCAAGTCTGCTATCCCTCACCCACTCATCATGGGAGTCATCAGGG AGTGTGGGGGTAAGATGCACCTGAGAGAGGGGGAGTTTGAGAAGGCCCACACAGACTTCTTTGAGGCGTTTAAGAACTACGATGAGTCAGGCAGCCCCAGGAGAACCACCTGTCTGAAGTACCTGGTGCTGGCCAACATGCTCATGAAGTCTGGAATCAACCCTTTCGACTCACAGGAG GCCAAACCCTATAAAAACGACCCAGAGATCTTGGCCATGACAAATCTAGTAAG CTCCTATCAGAATAATGACATCACAGAGTTTGAGAAGATACTGAAGACCAACCATAGTAGTATCATGGATGACCccttcatcagagaacacatagAGG AGCTGCTGCGGAACATCAGGACCCAGGTCCTTATCGCGCTCATCAAGCCTTACACCAGAATACACATCCCATTCATCTCTAAG gaGCTGAACATAGATGTTTGTGACGTGGAGAGTTTGTTGGTGCAGTGCATATTGGACAG CACCATCCAAGGCCGTATCGACCAGGTCAACCAGCTGTTGGAGCTAGACtaccagaagagaggaggggcgCGCTACACTGCCTTAGACAAATGGACTAAACAACTCAACTCTCTCAACCAAGCCATCGTCAGCAAACTCACATGA
- the LOC123730760 gene encoding COP9 signalosome complex subunit 2 isoform X1: MSDMEDDFMCDDEEDYDLVSEYSEDSNSEPNVDLENQYYNSKALKEDDPKAALNSFQKVLELEGEKGEWGFKALKQMIKINFKLTNFPEMMSRYKQLLTYIRSAVTRNYSEKSINSILDYISTSKQVSQMDLLQEFYETTLDALKDAKNDRLWFKTNTKLGKLYLEREEFGKLQKILRQLHQSCQTDDGEDDLKKGTQLLEIYALEIQMYTAQKNNKKLKALYEQSLHIKSAIPHPLIMGVIRECGGKMHLREGEFEKAHTDFFEAFKNYDESGSPRRTTCLKYLVLANMLMKSGINPFDSQEAKPYKNDPEILAMTNLVSSYQNNDITEFEKILKTNHSSIMDDPFIREHIEELLRNIRTQVLIALIKPYTRIHIPFISKELNIDVCDVESLLVQCILDSTIQGRIDQVNQLLELDYQKRGGARYTALDKWTKQLNSLNQAIVSKLT; the protein is encoded by the exons ATGTCTGACATGGAAGATGATTTCATGTGCGACGACGAAGAAGATTATGATCTGGTAAGC GAATATTCCGAGGACAGTAACTCAGAGCCAAATGTCGACTTGGAGAACCAGTACTACAACTCCAAAGCACTGAAGGAGGATGACCCCAAAGCAGCTCTCAACAGCTTTCAGAAG GTATTGgagctggagggagagaagggagaatggGGGTTCAAAGCCCTAAAACAGATGATCAAAATCAACTTCAAGCTA ACCAACTTCCCAGAGATGATGTCTCGGTACAAGCAGCTGTTGACGTACATCAGGAGCGCTGTGACCAGAAACTACTCAGAGAAGTCCATCAACTCCATCCTAGACTACATCTCCACCTCCAAACAG GTGTCACAGATGGACCTGCTGCAGGAGTTCTATGAAACGACGCTGGACGCTCTGAAGGACGCCAAGAACGACAGACTCTGGTTCAAAACCAACACAAAG CTGGGCAAGCTGTACCTGGAGAGGGAAGAATTTGGGAAGTTACAGAAGATCCTCAGACAGCTGCACCAGTCCTGTCAG acaGATGACGGGGAGGACGACCTAAAGAAAGGCACCCAGCTCCTGGAGATCTATGCTCTGGAGATCCAGATGTACACAGCCCAGAAGAACAACAAGAAGCTGAAGGCCCTGTATGAACAGTCCCTGCACATCAAGTCTGCTATCCCTCACCCACTCATCATGGGAGTCATCAGGG AGTGTGGGGGTAAGATGCACCTGAGAGAGGGGGAGTTTGAGAAGGCCCACACAGACTTCTTTGAGGCGTTTAAGAACTACGATGAGTCAGGCAGCCCCAGGAGAACCACCTGTCTGAAGTACCTGGTGCTGGCCAACATGCTCATGAAGTCTGGAATCAACCCTTTCGACTCACAGGAG GCCAAACCCTATAAAAACGACCCAGAGATCTTGGCCATGACAAATCTAGTAAG CTCCTATCAGAATAATGACATCACAGAGTTTGAGAAGATACTGAAGACCAACCATAGTAGTATCATGGATGACCccttcatcagagaacacatagAGG AGCTGCTGCGGAACATCAGGACCCAGGTCCTTATCGCGCTCATCAAGCCTTACACCAGAATACACATCCCATTCATCTCTAAG gaGCTGAACATAGATGTTTGTGACGTGGAGAGTTTGTTGGTGCAGTGCATATTGGACAG CACCATCCAAGGCCGTATCGACCAGGTCAACCAGCTGTTGGAGCTAGACtaccagaagagaggaggggcgCGCTACACTGCCTTAGACAAATGGACTAAACAACTCAACTCTCTCAACCAAGCCATCGTCAGCAAACTCACATGA
- the LOC123730760 gene encoding COP9 signalosome complex subunit 2 isoform X4, whose translation MSDMEDDFMCDDEEDYDLEYSEDSNSEPNVDLENQYYNSKALKEDDPKAALNSFQKVLELEGEKGEWGFKALKQMIKINFKLTNFPEMMSRYKQLLTYIRSAVTRNYSEKSINSILDYISTSKQMDLLQEFYETTLDALKDAKNDRLWFKTNTKLGKLYLEREEFGKLQKILRQLHQSCQTDDGEDDLKKGTQLLEIYALEIQMYTAQKNNKKLKALYEQSLHIKSAIPHPLIMGVIRECGGKMHLREGEFEKAHTDFFEAFKNYDESGSPRRTTCLKYLVLANMLMKSGINPFDSQEAKPYKNDPEILAMTNLVSSYQNNDITEFEKILKTNHSSIMDDPFIREHIEELLRNIRTQVLIALIKPYTRIHIPFISKELNIDVCDVESLLVQCILDSTIQGRIDQVNQLLELDYQKRGGARYTALDKWTKQLNSLNQAIVSKLT comes from the exons ATGTCTGACATGGAAGATGATTTCATGTGCGACGACGAAGAAGATTATGATCTG GAATATTCCGAGGACAGTAACTCAGAGCCAAATGTCGACTTGGAGAACCAGTACTACAACTCCAAAGCACTGAAGGAGGATGACCCCAAAGCAGCTCTCAACAGCTTTCAGAAG GTATTGgagctggagggagagaagggagaatggGGGTTCAAAGCCCTAAAACAGATGATCAAAATCAACTTCAAGCTA ACCAACTTCCCAGAGATGATGTCTCGGTACAAGCAGCTGTTGACGTACATCAGGAGCGCTGTGACCAGAAACTACTCAGAGAAGTCCATCAACTCCATCCTAGACTACATCTCCACCTCCAAACAG ATGGACCTGCTGCAGGAGTTCTATGAAACGACGCTGGACGCTCTGAAGGACGCCAAGAACGACAGACTCTGGTTCAAAACCAACACAAAG CTGGGCAAGCTGTACCTGGAGAGGGAAGAATTTGGGAAGTTACAGAAGATCCTCAGACAGCTGCACCAGTCCTGTCAG acaGATGACGGGGAGGACGACCTAAAGAAAGGCACCCAGCTCCTGGAGATCTATGCTCTGGAGATCCAGATGTACACAGCCCAGAAGAACAACAAGAAGCTGAAGGCCCTGTATGAACAGTCCCTGCACATCAAGTCTGCTATCCCTCACCCACTCATCATGGGAGTCATCAGGG AGTGTGGGGGTAAGATGCACCTGAGAGAGGGGGAGTTTGAGAAGGCCCACACAGACTTCTTTGAGGCGTTTAAGAACTACGATGAGTCAGGCAGCCCCAGGAGAACCACCTGTCTGAAGTACCTGGTGCTGGCCAACATGCTCATGAAGTCTGGAATCAACCCTTTCGACTCACAGGAG GCCAAACCCTATAAAAACGACCCAGAGATCTTGGCCATGACAAATCTAGTAAG CTCCTATCAGAATAATGACATCACAGAGTTTGAGAAGATACTGAAGACCAACCATAGTAGTATCATGGATGACCccttcatcagagaacacatagAGG AGCTGCTGCGGAACATCAGGACCCAGGTCCTTATCGCGCTCATCAAGCCTTACACCAGAATACACATCCCATTCATCTCTAAG gaGCTGAACATAGATGTTTGTGACGTGGAGAGTTTGTTGGTGCAGTGCATATTGGACAG CACCATCCAAGGCCGTATCGACCAGGTCAACCAGCTGTTGGAGCTAGACtaccagaagagaggaggggcgCGCTACACTGCCTTAGACAAATGGACTAAACAACTCAACTCTCTCAACCAAGCCATCGTCAGCAAACTCACATGA